From one Streptobacillus canis genomic stretch:
- a CDS encoding SPL family radical SAM protein has translation MNLFRSCTHGCIYCDSRSNCYRMNHKFEDVEVKENGISLLEENLKRKRKKCMIGLGSMTDPYIKEELGLNYTRQALEIINKFGFGVTLTTKSANVLRDLDLLKEINSKTKCVIQMTLTTYDEELCKKIETNVSTTKERVEALKILRDEGIPTVVWLTPILPFINDTEENILGILNCCKEAKVFGIVCFGMGVTLREGNREYFYSQLDKKFPKLKEQYIREYGNSYVANSVNNKKLMGVFHEFCERNGIVHDNEAIFNYLGLFEGKDISK, from the coding sequence ATGAATTTGTTCAGAAGCTGCACTCACGGTTGTATTTATTGCGACTCAAGAAGCAACTGCTACCGGATGAACCATAAATTTGAAGATGTAGAAGTAAAGGAAAATGGAATCAGTCTTTTGGAAGAGAACCTAAAACGAAAGCGGAAAAAATGTATGATTGGTTTAGGTTCTATGACTGATCCATACATTAAAGAGGAACTTGGACTAAATTATACAAGACAGGCACTTGAGATAATAAATAAATTTGGCTTCGGTGTAACGCTTACAACAAAGTCAGCTAATGTTTTAAGGGATTTAGACTTATTGAAAGAAATAAATTCAAAAACAAAATGTGTAATTCAAATGACACTAACGACTTATGATGAAGAACTTTGTAAAAAGATAGAGACTAATGTTTCAACGACAAAAGAAAGGGTTGAAGCATTAAAAATATTGCGTGATGAGGGAATACCAACAGTAGTTTGGTTAACACCGATATTACCATTTATTAACGATACGGAAGAAAATATTCTTGGGATTTTAAACTGCTGCAAGGAAGCAAAAGTGTTTGGAATAGTATGCTTTGGTATGGGAGTTACACTCAGAGAGGGAAATAGAGAATATTTTTATTCGCAGTTAGATAAAAAGTTTCCAAAGCTGAAAGAACAATACATCAGAGAATATGGCAATAGTTATGTGGCAAACAGCGTAAACAATAAAAAACTAATGGGTGTATTTCACGAATTCTGTGAGCGGAACGGTATCGTTCATGATAATGAAGCAATATTTAACTATTTGGGACTATTTGAGGGAAAGGACATCTCAAAGTAG
- a CDS encoding ClbS/DfsB family four-helix bundle protein gives MPRPTTKNDLMIAAKENYEKLNLFISKMTEEELNTPFDFSKDEKKKEAHWKRDKNLRDVLIHLYEWHQLILNWVHSNQKGEEKPFLPEPYNWKTYGDMNVEFWKKHQNTSLEDATKMFHKSHRDVLELAEKFTSEELFSKGVYKWTVGSTLGSYFVSTTASHYDWAMKKLKAHQKKCKSK, from the coding sequence ATGCCAAGACCAACGACAAAAAATGATTTAATGATTGCTGCTAAGGAAAACTATGAAAAGTTAAATTTATTTATCTCAAAGATGACTGAGGAAGAGTTAAATACACCATTTGACTTTTCAAAAGATGAAAAGAAAAAAGAAGCCCACTGGAAAAGAGATAAGAATCTAAGAGATGTTTTAATCCATCTCTATGAGTGGCATCAGCTTATTTTGAATTGGGTACATTCCAATCAAAAGGGAGAAGAAAAACCGTTTTTGCCTGAGCCGTACAATTGGAAAACTTATGGAGATATGAATGTAGAATTTTGGAAGAAACATCAAAATACTTCTCTTGAAGACGCAACTAAAATGTTTCATAAATCCCATAGAGATGTTTTAGAGTTGGCTGAAAAATTTACAAGTGAAGAATTGTTTTCCAAAGGCGTCTACAAGTGGACAGTGGGGAGTACACTGGGTTCCTATTTTGTAAGTACCACTGCAAGCCATTATGATTGGGCAATGAAAAAATTAAAAGCCCATCAGAAAAAATGCAAATCAAAATAA
- a CDS encoding sigma-70 RNA polymerase sigma factor region 4 domain-containing protein, whose protein sequence is MKVSEDIYKVYWREKEHEKYLEQVDRKNHLLFFSSLDHDGHYVDNIIDENVDVAKIVEIQMMIESLRYAISKLNDEERDIIERLYFNDETLRSVARLKSITHPALIKRRNKILEKLKKFIEDL, encoded by the coding sequence GTGAAAGTCAGTGAAGATATTTATAAAGTCTACTGGCGAGAAAAAGAACACGAAAAGTATTTGGAGCAGGTGGACAGAAAAAACCACTTGCTCTTTTTTTCGTCATTAGATCATGATGGACATTATGTTGATAATATCATAGATGAAAATGTTGATGTAGCAAAGATTGTGGAAATACAAATGATGATTGAATCATTGAGATATGCTATATCAAAGCTGAACGATGAAGAAAGAGACATCATAGAGCGTTTGTACTTTAATGACGAAACGCTTCGTTCAGTAGCAAGATTAAAAAGTATTACACATCCGGCTTTAATCAAGAGAAGAAATAAAATCCTTGAGAAACTGAAAAAGTTTATTGAGGATCTATAA